The sequence GCGCGCCCGTGAAGTCCAGCGCCCGGTGGTGGGCGAGGGCGAGGTTGGTGAGTGTCACCTCCAAGCCGGCGCAGCTCTCGGGCGTCTGTGCGACCAGTTCCTCCAGATAGGCCCGTGCCATCACGAGGTCATTGCGGGTCCGGGCCACCTGTCCCAGGTCCGGGAGGAGGACTCGCTGGGTGCCCCACTCCTGGCTGGCGCGCGCCAGGGCCATGGCCTCGAGGAAGTGCGCGTTGGCCTCGACGGGACGGTTCAGGCGGACGCTCACCAGGCCCAGCTCACGCATCATCGTCATGCAGCGGTAGCCCTGCCTCGCGTCGTTCCGGCACGACTGCACCGCCGCCTCGAGTCGCTCCTGGGCGCCATAGAGGTCGTCGCGCAGGGCCTCCGCCTTGGCCTGCTGCTCCTCCGCGAGCAGCGTGAACCACGGGTCCTTCGTGGCCAGCGCCAGCGCACGGTACTCATCCGGGTGCTCCCGCGGGTCTCCGTATGCCAGTGCTCCCAGGAGGATGTCCTCCTGGCGGGCCTCCCGCAGCCGCGAGATGAAGGCCTCCGCCTCCGCTCCCTTCAGCTCGCTCTTGGTGAGCCGGATGTAGTCCCGAGCCAGCGGCGCGCGGACGGCGAAGTCCTGCCGGGCGGCGCGCCGCAGGGAATCCTCCAGATGGGAGCCGCCCTGCTTCTCATCCAGCTTCGCGGCCAGCGGGCGCAGGGCCTCCAGGCGCTCGGGCGAGGTCGCGGTCCGCATGGCGTTGTAGAGGCACACGCGCGCCATGCCCGGCAGAGCCTCCGCCTGCTGGAGGGTGAGGGGCTCGCCGCCCTCCACCATGCGCTGGCAGTCCTCCCGCGCGCCCTTCCAGTCCTTTCTCTCCGCCTCCGCGGCGCCCCGGAGCTCGCGGGCCTTCTGGGCGGCTTCGTCGCTCCAGCCCGGCTCCTTCAGCGCGGCGACCTGCTCGAAGGACTCCGCCGCTTGCAGCGGCAGGCCGAGCGCCCTGAGCGCGAGCCCCCGGTTCCAGAGGGCCTGTGGGTGCTGGGGCCGTGCTTTCAGCGCACGTTCCTGCAGTTGCAGCGCCTCATGCCAGTCCTGCCGCTGCATGGCCACGACGGCACGGTCCGAGTCCAGGTCCGGTGACGCGGGCAGCTTGCCGAGGTAGGCGGTGGCCTGCCCCAGCTCCCCACGCAGCAGGAAGGCCGTGGCCAGTCCCCGGTCATCCCCGGCCTTCTCCAATTGCGCCATCGCGTGCATGGGCAACGGCTGCGCCACCGTGCCCTGGCTGCGCATCACCTCGTAGGGCTTGTGCCGGTCCGCGCCCGGAAGCGTCAGCCGGGCCTCCATCAGGCGGGTGGGGGCCCGGGCCAGCCACAGGGCGTCCGCGTCCGGCTGGGAGTCCGCGCGCGATAAAACGACCAGCGTGGCGACGCCCGCGGCCAGCGCCAGCGGCACCGCCATCAGCCACGCCCTGCGCCGCCACGGGGACGCCAGCGGCGTCACGGCACGGCCGGGCCCGGGCGCTTCATCGTCCGTGTTCACCACGTCGTCGGCGAGCAGCTCCATGGCGAGGAGCTCCTTCATCCGCGCCTCGCACGCGCCGCAGCGGGTGAGGTGGTGCCGGAAGTTCTCCGCTTCCACGGGCGGCAGCTCCCCGTCGACGAAGCGCTCCAGCCTTTCGCACAGCTCGCTCATGACTCGGCCCTGCCCTCACGCGGCGCATCGCCGGGCGTCAGCATCTCCCGCAGCGCCTGCCGCGCCTCGGAGAGCCACCGTCCCACCGTCCCCTCGGGCGCGCGGAGCTGCTGGGCAATGGCCCGGTAGCGCAGCCCCGAGGCATGCAGCAGGTACGCCTGCCGCACGTGCGGAGGCCGGAGCCGGTCGATGGCGCGCTGGAAGTCGTCCTTCGTGACGCGCTCCCACTGCTCCGCGGGCTCGGGCTCGCCCGTCGAGTCCCCCTGCACCACGCGCAGCGCGGGCGCGCCCAGGACTTCGGTGCGCCGGCGGCGGCAGTGGTCCAGGAAGCGGTTGCTCAGCGTGGTGCTCAGCCACACGCTCACCGCGCCCGCGTTCTCTCCCACCAGCTTGTCGAAGTGACGGTACGCACGCTCCAGCGTCTCCTGCACGAGGTCCTCCGGCTCAATGCCTCCCCCCGCGCACAGACGCCGGGCCACCCTCAAGAGGCCGGGACGCCGTGCTCGCGCGAATTCGTCGAATTGGCGGTGCTGCCCTTCATCCATCGCTGCGCCGCCCCCTGCTCCCCTCATCTCATGTCGTTCCACGCGTGGAGCGCCCCCTGCGCGCGGGGAGAACGCGCACCGGGAATTCCCTTCGGTGAAATCGTATCCCACTTCGCGTCGGGGCGGGGCTTCCGTGACTCACCCGAAAAGCGAGTCTCAGGGCGGAGAGGGCTTCAGCCCAGGAGCGAGGCCGCCAGGGCGGACCAGTCCGTCCCGGGCGGAAGGCGGCCCTCGGCGTGCTCCGGGCGTCCGCCACCGCGGCCTCCGGCGGCCTCGGCGGCCTTCTTG comes from Pyxidicoccus parkwaysis and encodes:
- a CDS encoding CHAT domain-containing protein; the protein is MSELCERLERFVDGELPPVEAENFRHHLTRCGACEARMKELLAMELLADDVVNTDDEAPGPGRAVTPLASPWRRRAWLMAVPLALAAGVATLVVLSRADSQPDADALWLARAPTRLMEARLTLPGADRHKPYEVMRSQGTVAQPLPMHAMAQLEKAGDDRGLATAFLLRGELGQATAYLGKLPASPDLDSDRAVVAMQRQDWHEALQLQERALKARPQHPQALWNRGLALRALGLPLQAAESFEQVAALKEPGWSDEAAQKARELRGAAEAERKDWKGAREDCQRMVEGGEPLTLQQAEALPGMARVCLYNAMRTATSPERLEALRPLAAKLDEKQGGSHLEDSLRRAARQDFAVRAPLARDYIRLTKSELKGAEAEAFISRLREARQEDILLGALAYGDPREHPDEYRALALATKDPWFTLLAEEQQAKAEALRDDLYGAQERLEAAVQSCRNDARQGYRCMTMMRELGLVSVRLNRPVEANAHFLEAMALARASQEWGTQRVLLPDLGQVARTRNDLVMARAYLEELVAQTPESCAGLEVTLTNLALAHHRALDFTGARQQLDRASRCGRKPSMARISLLADLARTDQHQPGDTQQFVDALAVLREADSQEPGDLALLRHVEGRYFLEQDRARGQQLLRQALDEAAKLPASDVSARKARVYSYTSLILDAGRNGELEQGLALFAEEHGISVPARCVLGVTVDDERTFVVARDDAGRITGHYDAGRKVPLDGVEGLVPPDVVEALRACPSVDVLARPPVQGRAGLLPPELAWSYRVGPAAAPQAPQVRERRLVVTDVRAPASLRLPALRPWSTTTPEDPNVTVLRGAAATPVRVLEAMRDATEVQVHAHGIIDPGVADASVLVLSPMSDTGRFALTTGDLREQRLRGHPVVVLAACYAAHTSAYTYENFGLPLAFIESGARAVLAATEEIPDAEAAAFFDPVLARIRAGTHAAVALRDERQSWLQHHGSTWVRQVLLFE
- a CDS encoding RNA polymerase sigma factor codes for the protein MRGAGGGAAMDEGQHRQFDEFARARRPGLLRVARRLCAGGGIEPEDLVQETLERAYRHFDKLVGENAGAVSVWLSTTLSNRFLDHCRRRRTEVLGAPALRVVQGDSTGEPEPAEQWERVTKDDFQRAIDRLRPPHVRQAYLLHASGLRYRAIAQQLRAPEGTVGRWLSEARQALREMLTPGDAPREGRAES